A single Pseudomonas sp. DC1.2 DNA region contains:
- the ftsL gene encoding cell division protein FtsL, translating into MSKLFAKPLPGGSFFMLLLFIGVLVSAIGVSYSAHWNRQLLNSLFNELSVRDKAQAEWGRLILEQSTWTAHSRIEVLATEQLKMRIPGAAEVRMVAP; encoded by the coding sequence GTGAGCAAGCTTTTCGCCAAGCCACTTCCCGGCGGAAGCTTTTTCATGCTGCTGTTGTTTATCGGTGTGCTGGTATCAGCCATCGGCGTGTCTTACAGCGCCCACTGGAACCGTCAACTGTTGAACTCACTGTTCAATGAGTTGAGCGTGCGCGATAAGGCGCAGGCCGAGTGGGGCCGGTTGATTCTTGAACAAAGCACCTGGACTGCCCACAGCCGTATCGAAGTGCTCGCCACAGAACAACTGAAGATGCGCATTCCTGGCGCCGCGGAAGTACGGATGGTGGCGCCATGA
- the rsmH gene encoding 16S rRNA (cytosine(1402)-N(4))-methyltransferase RsmH, whose protein sequence is MTIDSGFNHITVLLDEAVEALAVRPDGCYLDGTFGRGGHSRLILSQLGPDGRLLGFDKDPQAIATGQTLAAEDGRFVVVQRSFAELGSEVAERGLAGKVSGILLDLGVSSPQLDDPERGFSFLNDGPLDMRMDPSRGISAAEFVNTAPAEEIARVFKEYGEERFSGRMARAVAERRDIKPFERTGDLAEVLKVANPAWEKGKNPATRAFQGLRIHVNNELGDLEAGLEAALECLEIGGRLVVISFHSLEDRIVKLFMRKLVKGEADNLPRNLPVRHVAFEPKIKVHGKTQSASEAELKANPRSRSAVMRVAEKLR, encoded by the coding sequence GTGACTATTGATAGCGGCTTTAACCACATCACCGTACTGCTTGACGAAGCCGTGGAGGCTCTCGCCGTACGTCCTGATGGCTGCTATCTGGACGGTACGTTCGGACGCGGCGGGCACAGTCGGTTGATCCTCAGTCAGCTCGGGCCTGATGGTCGGCTGCTGGGGTTCGATAAAGATCCTCAAGCGATTGCCACCGGGCAAACGCTAGCGGCCGAAGACGGCCGCTTTGTCGTTGTGCAGCGCAGCTTTGCCGAGCTGGGTTCGGAAGTCGCCGAGCGTGGTCTGGCTGGTAAGGTCAGCGGCATTTTGCTCGACCTGGGCGTATCGTCTCCGCAGCTCGATGACCCTGAGCGCGGTTTCAGCTTTCTCAACGACGGACCGCTGGACATGCGTATGGACCCGTCCCGCGGGATCAGCGCTGCGGAATTCGTCAACACGGCACCTGCCGAGGAAATCGCCCGCGTATTCAAGGAATACGGCGAAGAGCGTTTCTCTGGTCGCATGGCACGTGCGGTGGCCGAGCGTCGCGATATTAAGCCGTTCGAACGTACCGGTGACCTGGCTGAAGTGCTGAAAGTAGCCAACCCGGCATGGGAGAAAGGCAAAAACCCGGCAACTCGTGCGTTCCAGGGCCTGCGCATTCACGTTAATAATGAACTGGGCGATCTTGAAGCTGGCCTCGAAGCAGCGCTTGAGTGTCTGGAGATCGGTGGACGCCTGGTGGTCATCAGCTTCCATTCCCTGGAAGACCGTATCGTCAAATTGTTCATGCGCAAACTGGTGAAGGGTGAAGCCGACAACCTGCCGCGCAATTTGCCGGTGCGCCACGTCGCCTTCGAACCGAAAATCAAAGTCCACGGCAAAACGCAGTCCGCCTCTGAGGCAGAACTCAAAGCCAACCCACGCTCCCGTAGCGCTGTCATGCGTGTCGCGGAGAAGTTGCGGTGA
- the mraZ gene encoding division/cell wall cluster transcriptional repressor MraZ has translation MFRGANAISLDAKGRLAMPSRYRDELVSRSSGQLIVTIDAVDPCLCVYPLDEWEIIETKLRALPSLREENRRLQRLLIGNAVDLELDGSGRFLVPPRLREYAKLDKRAMLVGQLNKFQLWDEDAWDAVSAADLAAIQQPGAMPDELRDLIL, from the coding sequence GTGTTTCGCGGAGCTAACGCTATCAGTCTCGATGCAAAGGGCCGTCTCGCAATGCCGAGCCGGTATCGTGACGAGCTCGTTTCGCGAAGTTCTGGTCAGTTAATCGTCACAATCGACGCCGTTGATCCCTGTTTGTGCGTTTACCCGCTCGATGAGTGGGAAATTATTGAAACCAAACTACGCGCACTGCCTTCGCTTCGCGAAGAGAACCGCCGCCTGCAACGCTTGCTGATTGGTAATGCCGTCGACCTCGAACTCGACGGCAGTGGTCGTTTTCTGGTTCCGCCGCGTCTTCGTGAATATGCCAAGTTGGATAAGCGCGCGATGTTGGTAGGCCAACTGAACAAGTTCCAATTGTGGGACGAGGATGCCTGGGATGCGGTTTCTGCCGCTGACCTGGCTGCTATTCAACAACCGGGCGCTATGCCTGATGAACTGCGTGATTTGATCCTGTGA
- the rsmI gene encoding 16S rRNA (cytidine(1402)-2'-O)-methyltransferase, translating into MAAFTDHEVRALTAPGALNSAAGSLYVVATPIGNLDDISARALKILREVALIAAEDTRHSQRLMQHFGIATPLAACHEHNERDEGSRFITRLLAGDDIALISDAGTPLISDPGYHLVRQARAAGINVVPVPGACALIAALSAAGLPSDRFIFEGFLPAKAVGRRARLELVKEEPRTLIFYEAPHRILECLQDMELVFGGERPALLAREITKTFETLKGLPLAQLREFVESDSNQQRGECVVLVAGWSAPETEDAVSSEAMRILNLLLEEMPLKRAAALAAQITGERKNVLYQVALDRQKGE; encoded by the coding sequence ATGGCCGCTTTTACCGATCATGAGGTACGTGCTTTGACTGCTCCAGGTGCTTTGAATTCCGCTGCTGGCTCGCTTTATGTGGTGGCGACGCCCATCGGCAACCTGGACGACATCAGTGCGCGTGCGCTGAAAATCCTGCGCGAGGTGGCATTGATCGCCGCTGAAGATACGCGGCACTCTCAGCGCCTGATGCAGCATTTCGGTATTGCGACGCCATTGGCGGCCTGCCATGAGCATAACGAACGTGATGAAGGCAGTCGTTTTATTACCCGCTTGCTGGCGGGTGACGATATCGCGCTGATTTCCGATGCCGGGACGCCGTTGATTTCCGATCCGGGTTATCACTTGGTGCGTCAGGCGCGCGCTGCCGGGATCAATGTTGTGCCCGTGCCGGGTGCCTGCGCCTTGATCGCGGCACTCTCGGCAGCGGGTTTGCCGTCTGATCGATTTATCTTTGAAGGTTTCCTGCCGGCCAAGGCTGTGGGGCGTCGGGCGCGCCTGGAGTTGGTCAAGGAAGAGCCGCGTACCCTGATTTTCTACGAAGCGCCACATCGCATCCTTGAATGCCTGCAAGACATGGAACTGGTGTTCGGTGGCGAGCGCCCGGCGTTGCTGGCGCGGGAGATCACTAAAACTTTCGAAACCCTCAAAGGTTTGCCGTTGGCCCAGTTGCGTGAGTTCGTCGAGTCCGACAGCAATCAGCAGCGTGGCGAGTGTGTGGTGTTGGTGGCGGGCTGGTCGGCACCGGAAACGGAAGACGCCGTTAGCAGCGAAGCGATGCGCATCCTTAATCTGTTGCTCGAAGAAATGCCGCTTAAGCGTGCTGCCGCATTGGCAGCGCAAATAACCGGAGAGCGAAAAAATGTGCTGTATCAGGTGGCACTCGATAGACAGAAGGGCGAGTAA
- a CDS encoding penicillin-binding protein activator, whose product MIACLRLLSALCLAALLAACASSPSSSLGELPRTPNASIEQLLEQATQSSTPEKAALLRLTAADLAYRQGNAGQSAQILQQVPLDPLKPGQQVFASTLAAELAMVRNQPKAALTALSHPSLERLGEMPVDQQVRTGIVHARAFEADGQTLAAARERIFIAPLLSGEAASKNHEAIWILIASLPTDQLQPTTNDDLGGWLGLAQAVKSAGTLEQQQAAIDNWRAQNPKHPAAIQLPLPLTKLKELASQPLNKIALLLPQDGPLASVGKALRDGFMAAHYQAQQAGQKPPVIVFYDSTHLTSMDEFYRKAQADGVQLVVGPLEKPLVKQLSTRPQLPITTLALNYSEGDQGPAQLFQFGLAAEDEAREVARRARADGLHRAAAMVPKGEWGDRVLKAFSQDWQANGGTIVAVERVDQPVQLAQQIADMFQLRQSEGRAKSLQSTVGSPVAAQPSRRQDIEFIFLAATPQQAQQIKPTLNFQYAGDVPVYATSHVFSASGDVNQYNDMNGVRFCETPWLLDANDPLRKQVTAQWPQAAGSLGRLYAMGVDAYRLAPRLGQLKALPDSRIQGQSGSLGMTQNQRVERQLPWAQFVNGQVQRLPDTAR is encoded by the coding sequence ATGATCGCTTGCCTGCGGCTGTTATCTGCCCTCTGCCTCGCTGCCTTGCTGGCGGCTTGCGCCAGCTCGCCCTCCTCCAGCCTTGGCGAACTTCCACGGACCCCGAATGCCAGTATCGAGCAGTTGCTCGAGCAGGCAACCCAGAGCAGTACGCCGGAGAAGGCAGCGTTACTGCGCTTGACCGCGGCTGATTTGGCCTACCGCCAAGGCAATGCCGGTCAATCCGCGCAAATCCTGCAACAAGTGCCGCTGGACCCACTCAAGCCAGGCCAACAGGTCTTCGCCAGTACGCTGGCGGCCGAACTGGCCATGGTTCGCAATCAACCCAAGGCGGCTCTAACTGCCTTGAGCCATCCGAGCCTGGAACGCCTCGGCGAAATGCCTGTGGACCAACAGGTACGCACCGGCATCGTGCATGCCCGAGCCTTTGAAGCTGATGGCCAGACGTTGGCCGCCGCGCGGGAGCGTATCTTCATTGCCCCGTTGCTCTCCGGAGAGGCCGCCAGCAAAAACCACGAAGCCATCTGGATCCTGATCGCATCGCTGCCTACCGATCAATTGCAGCCGACCACCAATGATGACCTCGGCGGCTGGCTGGGCCTGGCCCAAGCGGTGAAATCTGCGGGCACCCTGGAACAGCAGCAAGCCGCCATCGACAACTGGCGCGCCCAGAACCCCAAGCATCCAGCGGCCATTCAGTTGCCGTTGCCCTTGACCAAACTCAAGGAACTGGCGAGCCAGCCCCTGAACAAAATCGCCCTGCTGCTGCCACAAGATGGCCCACTGGCCTCGGTCGGCAAAGCGCTGCGCGACGGCTTTATGGCCGCTCACTACCAGGCGCAACAAGCCGGACAGAAACCGCCAGTCATCGTGTTTTATGACAGTACACACCTCACTTCCATGGACGAGTTCTACCGCAAAGCCCAGGCCGATGGCGTGCAACTGGTGGTCGGCCCGCTGGAAAAGCCACTGGTCAAACAGCTGAGCACTCGCCCGCAACTGCCGATCACCACTCTGGCACTGAATTACAGCGAGGGTGATCAAGGCCCCGCCCAACTGTTCCAGTTCGGTCTTGCCGCTGAAGACGAAGCTCGCGAAGTAGCGCGCCGTGCTCGTGCCGACGGCCTGCATCGTGCAGCAGCCATGGTGCCTAAAGGCGAATGGGGTGATCGCGTCCTGAAGGCTTTCAGCCAGGACTGGCAAGCCAATGGCGGCACCATCGTTGCGGTAGAGCGCGTTGATCAGCCCGTTCAACTGGCCCAACAGATCGCCGACATGTTCCAGCTACGCCAGAGCGAAGGTCGCGCCAAGAGCCTGCAAAGCACCGTTGGCTCGCCAGTCGCCGCCCAGCCTTCGCGTCGCCAGGACATCGAGTTCATCTTCCTGGCCGCCACCCCGCAACAGGCACAGCAGATCAAACCAACCCTGAACTTTCAATACGCTGGTGACGTGCCGGTTTACGCCACATCCCACGTGTTCAGTGCCAGCGGCGACGTGAATCAGTACAACGACATGAACGGCGTGCGCTTCTGCGAAACGCCATGGCTGCTGGATGCCAACGACCCGCTGCGCAAGCAGGTCACAGCACAATGGCCACAGGCCGCTGGCAGCCTCGGGCGCCTTTACGCCATGGGTGTTGACGCCTATCGCCTGGCGCCGCGCCTGGGCCAACTCAAAGCCTTGCCGGACAGCCGCATCCAAGGTCAGTCGGGCAGCCTGGGCATGACTCAGAATCAACGAGTCGAGCGCCAGTTGCCGTGGGCACAATTCGTCAACGGTCAGGTTCAGCGCCTGCCAGACACGGCGCGCTAA
- a CDS encoding YraN family protein, translating to MPDRSRQQSGKDAERQALEHLQQHGLRLLAQNWLCKRGELDLVMLDGDTVVFVEVRYRKNTQWGGALDSIDGRKQQKLIFAAQYFLQRESRWANSPCRFDVVAIDSHLAQLNWLQNAFDS from the coding sequence ATGCCCGACAGGTCACGCCAGCAAAGCGGCAAGGATGCCGAGCGCCAAGCGCTCGAGCATCTGCAACAACACGGTCTGCGCCTCTTGGCGCAGAACTGGTTGTGCAAACGCGGCGAGCTTGATCTGGTCATGCTTGATGGCGATACAGTAGTATTCGTTGAAGTCCGCTACAGAAAAAACACCCAATGGGGTGGCGCACTCGATAGCATCGACGGGCGTAAACAGCAGAAACTGATATTCGCCGCGCAGTATTTTCTTCAGCGCGAGTCGCGCTGGGCCAATTCCCCCTGCCGTTTCGACGTGGTTGCCATCGACAGCCACCTCGCTCAGTTGAACTGGTTGCAGAATGCCTTCGATAGCTGA
- a CDS encoding phosphoheptose isomerase has protein sequence MDMQSRIRQLFQASIDTKQQAMDVLAPHIEQASQVMVNALLNEGKMLSCGNGGSAGDAQHFSSELLNRFERERPSLPAIALTTDSSTITSIANDYSYNEIFSKQIRALGQPGDVLLAISTSGNSANIIQAIQAAHDREMIVVALTGRDGGGMASLLLPEDVEIRVPANVTARIQEVHLLAIHCLCDLIDSQLFGSEE, from the coding sequence ATGGACATGCAATCGCGAATTCGCCAGCTTTTTCAGGCCAGTATCGACACCAAGCAACAGGCGATGGACGTACTTGCACCGCACATCGAGCAAGCCAGCCAAGTGATGGTCAATGCCCTGCTCAACGAGGGCAAAATGCTTTCTTGCGGTAATGGGGGCTCCGCCGGTGACGCTCAGCATTTCTCATCGGAATTGCTGAACCGCTTCGAGCGTGAGCGCCCAAGCCTGCCAGCCATCGCGCTGACGACCGACAGCTCGACCATTACCTCGATCGCCAACGATTACAGCTACAACGAAATTTTCTCTAAACAGATTCGCGCCCTCGGCCAGCCGGGTGACGTATTGCTGGCTATTTCCACCAGCGGCAACTCGGCGAACATTATTCAAGCAATCCAAGCCGCACATGATCGTGAAATGATTGTCGTAGCATTAACCGGTCGCGACGGCGGCGGCATGGCGTCGCTGCTGTTGCCAGAGGACGTGGAGATTCGCGTACCGGCCAATGTCACCGCACGTATTCAGGAAGTCCACCTGCTGGCGATCCACTGCCTTTGCGACTTGATCGACAGCCAACTGTTCGGGAGTGAAGAATGA
- a CDS encoding BON domain-containing protein, producing the protein MTPNRLGLLALTLCLVGISGCTSVVNASREAPIEDDRGTRTFGSKIDDSLIETKVGVNVAKADPGLDNESHIVVTSFNGVVLLAGQTPREDLKAKAEQAAAAVQRVKTVHNELQILPPSGFVARQNDTWLTTKIKTQMLADASIPGSRIKVVTENGIVYLLGLVTKQEADQATNLVQSVAGVQKIVKLFEYID; encoded by the coding sequence ATGACCCCTAATCGCCTAGGCCTTCTGGCCTTGACCCTGTGCCTTGTCGGCATCAGCGGCTGCACCTCGGTGGTAAATGCCAGCCGTGAAGCCCCGATTGAAGATGACCGCGGCACCCGCACCTTCGGCAGCAAGATCGACGATTCACTGATCGAGACCAAAGTCGGCGTGAACGTGGCCAAAGCCGATCCAGGCTTGGACAACGAATCGCACATCGTCGTCACCAGCTTCAACGGCGTCGTACTGCTCGCTGGGCAAACGCCACGCGAAGACCTCAAGGCCAAGGCCGAACAGGCTGCTGCCGCCGTCCAGCGCGTGAAGACCGTTCACAACGAACTGCAGATTCTCCCGCCATCTGGTTTCGTTGCGCGCCAAAACGACACGTGGCTGACCACCAAGATCAAGACTCAGATGCTCGCCGATGCCAGCATTCCCGGCTCACGCATCAAGGTCGTGACCGAGAACGGCATCGTGTACCTGCTGGGTCTGGTGACCAAGCAAGAGGCCGATCAGGCTACCAACCTGGTGCAAAGCGTTGCCGGCGTTCAGAAGATCGTGAAGCTGTTCGAGTACATCGACTGA
- a CDS encoding ClpXP protease specificity-enhancing factor translates to MNSSRPYLVRALYEWIVDNDCTPHMLVNSEYPSVQVPQGFASDGQIVLNVSPAAVRHLHMDNDAVSFEGRFGGVPHTLYVPIASILGIYARENGQGMVFDLESSMEDEDEVEPNDDIPPPDSEPPRPSGRPSLKVVK, encoded by the coding sequence ATGAACTCCAGTCGACCTTATCTGGTCCGCGCGCTCTACGAGTGGATTGTGGATAACGATTGCACCCCGCACATGCTGGTTAATTCCGAGTATCCGTCGGTGCAGGTGCCTCAAGGTTTTGCCAGTGACGGACAAATAGTCCTGAACGTATCGCCGGCAGCCGTGCGTCATTTACACATGGATAACGATGCGGTCAGCTTTGAAGGGCGCTTCGGTGGTGTACCACACACACTGTACGTGCCTATCGCCTCGATCCTGGGCATTTACGCCCGTGAGAACGGCCAGGGCATGGTGTTTGATCTGGAGTCGTCCATGGAGGACGAGGACGAGGTCGAGCCCAATGACGATATTCCGCCACCTGACAGCGAGCCGCCGCGTCCCAGCGGTCGACCTAGTTTGAAAGTGGTTAAGTAA
- a CDS encoding glutathione S-transferase N-terminal domain-containing protein: protein MGVTNRLACYSDPADHYSHRVRIVLAEKGVSAEIIYVEAGRHPPKLIEVNPYGSLPTLVDRDLALWESTVVMEYLDERYPHPPLLPVYPVARANSRLLIHRIQRDWCGLVDLILDSRTKEAARVVARKELRESLTGVSPLFADKPFFLSEEQSLVDCCLLPILWRLPILGIELPRPAKPLLDYMERSFARQAFQASLSGVERDMR from the coding sequence ATGGGCGTGACCAATCGGTTGGCCTGTTACTCCGACCCCGCCGACCACTATTCCCACCGGGTACGTATTGTGCTCGCAGAGAAGGGTGTCAGCGCCGAGATCATTTACGTGGAGGCAGGTCGTCACCCGCCTAAACTGATCGAAGTGAACCCTTACGGCAGTCTGCCCACCTTGGTCGATCGTGACCTGGCGTTGTGGGAGTCGACCGTGGTGATGGAGTATCTGGATGAGCGTTATCCGCACCCGCCCTTGCTGCCGGTTTATCCTGTGGCGCGTGCAAACAGCCGCCTGCTGATTCATCGTATTCAGCGTGACTGGTGTGGTCTGGTGGATCTGATTCTGGATTCGCGGACCAAGGAAGCAGCCCGTGTCGTGGCTCGTAAAGAGTTGCGCGAAAGCCTGACAGGCGTGTCGCCGTTGTTCGCCGACAAGCCATTTTTCCTCAGTGAGGAACAAAGTTTGGTGGATTGCTGCCTATTACCAATACTTTGGCGTTTGCCGATTCTGGGTATTGAACTGCCGCGGCCAGCCAAGCCGCTGCTTGACTATATGGAGCGCTCGTTTGCGCGTCAGGCTTTCCAGGCGAGTTTGTCTGGTGTCGAACGCGATATGCGCTAA
- a CDS encoding cytochrome c1 encodes MKKLFAVLILAALPVFSFAAEHGPELEKVDIDVSDNAAMQDGARTFANYCMGCHSAKFQRYERVADDLGIPHDLMLKNLVFTGAKIGDHMSIGMQPADAKAWFGAAPPDLTLVARVRGTDWLYGYLRSFYEDPARPWGVNNKVFPNVGMPNVLVGLQGRQVVGCKQVQIVEDGKKQYDPLTGTPLTHEACDQLTIVPKTGTLTEEQFDEKVKNLVTFLAYSANPVKLQHQRIGTYVLLYLAFFFVFAYLLKREYWKDVH; translated from the coding sequence ATGAAAAAGCTATTTGCTGTACTGATTCTCGCTGCTTTGCCGGTGTTCTCCTTCGCCGCTGAGCACGGTCCCGAGCTGGAAAAAGTCGATATCGATGTTTCCGACAACGCCGCCATGCAAGATGGCGCGCGTACGTTCGCCAACTACTGTATGGGCTGCCACAGCGCCAAGTTCCAGCGTTACGAGCGCGTTGCCGACGACTTGGGGATTCCTCATGATCTGATGCTGAAAAATCTGGTGTTCACGGGTGCCAAGATCGGCGACCACATGAGCATCGGTATGCAGCCGGCAGATGCCAAGGCGTGGTTTGGTGCGGCGCCGCCAGACCTGACGTTGGTCGCGCGTGTTCGTGGTACTGACTGGCTCTATGGTTATCTGCGATCGTTCTATGAAGATCCGGCACGTCCTTGGGGTGTGAACAACAAGGTGTTTCCGAACGTTGGCATGCCGAACGTCCTTGTCGGCCTGCAAGGTCGTCAGGTGGTAGGCTGCAAACAAGTGCAGATCGTCGAAGACGGTAAGAAGCAATACGACCCGTTGACCGGTACGCCTCTGACTCATGAAGCGTGCGATCAACTGACCATCGTGCCGAAGACCGGGACCCTGACCGAAGAGCAATTCGATGAGAAGGTGAAGAATCTGGTAACCTTCCTCGCTTACTCGGCTAACCCGGTTAAGCTGCAGCATCAGCGCATTGGTACTTATGTATTGCTGTACCTGGCGTTCTTCTTTGTATTCGCCTACCTGCTCAAGCGCGAATACTGGAAAGATGTGCATTGA
- a CDS encoding cytochrome bc complex cytochrome b subunit: MSKFMEWVDARFPATKMWEDHLSKYYAPKNFNFFYFFGSLALLVLVNQIVTGVWLTMSYTPSAEEAFASVEGIMRDVSYGAILRLLHAVGASMFFIVVYLHMFRGLLYGSYQKPRELVWVFGMLIYLALMAEAFMGYLLPWGQMSYWGAQVIISLFGAIPVIGNDLTQWIRGDYLISGITLNRFFALHVVALPIVILGLVVLHVLALHEVGSNNPDGVDIKKHKDENGIPLDGIAFHPYYTVKDIVGVVVFLFIFCSIVFFFPEMGGYFLEKPNFEVANAFKTPEHIAPVWYFTPFYAILRAIPDKLMGVIAMGASIALLFVLPWLDRSPVKSMRYKGWLSKIWLLVFCISFVLLGWTGVKAPTPTLTLISQVCTFLYFAYFILMPFYTRLEKTKPVPERVTG; this comes from the coding sequence ATGAGCAAGTTCATGGAATGGGTTGATGCGCGCTTTCCCGCGACCAAAATGTGGGAAGACCATCTCAGCAAGTACTACGCTCCGAAGAACTTCAATTTCTTCTATTTCTTTGGTTCCCTGGCGCTGCTCGTTCTGGTCAACCAGATCGTTACCGGTGTCTGGCTAACGATGAGCTACACGCCGTCGGCGGAAGAGGCATTTGCTTCTGTTGAAGGCATCATGCGCGATGTCAGTTACGGCGCGATTTTGCGTCTGCTTCATGCGGTCGGCGCGTCGATGTTCTTCATCGTGGTCTATCTGCACATGTTCCGTGGTCTGCTCTACGGCTCGTACCAGAAACCCCGTGAGCTGGTGTGGGTTTTCGGCATGCTGATCTACCTCGCGCTGATGGCAGAGGCCTTCATGGGGTATCTGCTGCCATGGGGTCAGATGTCCTACTGGGGCGCCCAGGTGATCATCTCGCTGTTCGGTGCCATCCCGGTCATCGGTAACGACCTGACGCAGTGGATTCGTGGTGACTACCTGATTTCCGGTATTACCCTGAACCGCTTCTTTGCCTTGCATGTGGTTGCACTGCCGATAGTGATTCTGGGGCTGGTGGTGCTGCACGTTCTGGCGCTGCACGAAGTAGGTTCGAACAACCCTGACGGCGTGGACATCAAGAAGCACAAAGACGAAAACGGTATACCGCTGGACGGCATCGCCTTCCACCCGTACTACACCGTGAAAGATATCGTCGGTGTGGTGGTGTTCCTGTTTATCTTCTGCTCGATTGTGTTCTTCTTCCCCGAAATGGGTGGCTACTTCCTCGAAAAGCCGAACTTTGAAGTGGCGAACGCTTTCAAGACTCCGGAGCACATTGCTCCTGTCTGGTACTTCACTCCGTTCTACGCGATCCTGCGGGCGATTCCGGACAAACTCATGGGTGTGATTGCCATGGGTGCTTCGATTGCGCTGCTGTTTGTCCTGCCGTGGCTTGATCGGAGTCCGGTCAAGTCGATGCGCTACAAAGGTTGGCTGAGCAAGATCTGGCTTTTGGTGTTCTGCATTTCTTTCGTGCTGCTTGGCTGGACCGGCGTCAAGGCTCCGACTCCGACCCTCACGTTGATCTCGCAGGTCTGTACGTTCCTGTACTTTGCCTACTTCATTCTGATGCCGTTCTACACCCGGCTCGAGAAGACCAAACCGGTTCCGGAAAGGGTGACTGGCTGA
- the petA gene encoding ubiquinol-cytochrome c reductase iron-sulfur subunit, producing the protein MSNDGVNAGRRRFLVAATSVVGAAGAVGAAVPFVGSWFPSAKAKAAGAPVKVNVSKIEPGQQMIAEWRGQPVFIVRRTEEILGNLKKIEDQLSDPDSKNSTQPTYVDPETRSIKPEILLLIGICTHLGCSPTFRPEVAPADLGPKWVGGYFCPCHGSHYDLAGRVYKSQPAPLNLPVPPHSYETDDLIVIGVDTEKA; encoded by the coding sequence ATGAGCAATGACGGCGTGAATGCAGGCCGGCGTCGCTTCTTGGTAGCAGCCACATCCGTGGTGGGTGCTGCAGGAGCGGTGGGGGCTGCGGTCCCGTTCGTAGGGTCATGGTTTCCCAGCGCCAAGGCGAAAGCCGCTGGTGCACCGGTGAAAGTGAATGTCAGCAAAATCGAGCCAGGTCAGCAAATGATTGCTGAATGGCGCGGTCAGCCGGTGTTTATCGTCCGCCGTACCGAGGAAATCCTGGGGAATCTGAAAAAGATCGAGGACCAGTTGTCCGATCCGGATTCTAAAAACTCGACGCAACCGACCTATGTCGATCCGGAAACACGTTCGATCAAGCCGGAAATTCTGCTGCTGATCGGTATCTGTACTCACCTGGGTTGTTCGCCGACCTTCCGACCGGAAGTGGCGCCTGCTGATCTGGGGCCGAAGTGGGTCGGGGGTTATTTCTGCCCTTGTCACGGTTCTCACTACGATTTGGCTGGCCGCGTCTACAAGTCGCAACCTGCGCCTTTGAACCTGCCAGTTCCCCCGCATTCCTATGAAACCGATGACCTCATTGTCATTGGCGTCGATACGGAGAAAGCGTGA
- the rpsI gene encoding 30S ribosomal protein S9: MSATQNYGTGRRKTATARVFLRPGTGNISINNRTLENFFGRETARMVVRQPLELTETVEKFDIYVTVIGGGVSGQAGAIRHGITRALMQYDETLRGALRKAGFVTRDAREVERKKVGLRKARKRPQYSKR; encoded by the coding sequence ATGTCGGCGACTCAAAATTACGGCACTGGCCGTCGCAAGACCGCAACCGCACGCGTTTTCCTGCGTCCGGGTACTGGTAACATCTCCATCAACAACCGCACCCTGGAAAATTTCTTCGGCCGCGAAACTGCCCGCATGGTAGTTCGTCAGCCGCTGGAATTGACTGAGACTGTCGAGAAATTCGACATCTACGTCACCGTGATCGGTGGTGGTGTAAGTGGTCAAGCTGGCGCAATCCGCCACGGTATCACTCGCGCACTGATGCAGTACGACGAAACCCTGCGTGGCGCTCTGCGCAAAGCTGGCTTCGTTACTCGCGATGCTCGTGAAGTTGAACGTAAGAAAGTTGGTCTGCGTAAAGCGCGTAAGCGTCCGCAGTACTCGAAGCGTTAA